Proteins encoded by one window of Anopheles maculipalpis chromosome 2RL, idAnoMacuDA_375_x, whole genome shotgun sequence:
- the LOC126568525 gene encoding ADP-ribosylation factor-like protein 5B — protein MGLLFAKIWSLFGNEEHKLVMVGLDNAGKTTILYQFLMNEVVHTSPTIGSNVEEIVWKNIHFLVWDLGGQQSLRAAWSTYYTNTEFIIMVIDSTDRERLAVTREELYKMLQHEDLTKASLLVYANKQDLKDSMSAAEISKQLDLTSIKNHQWHIQSCCALTGEGLYQGLEWIAQRIKKK, from the exons AACACAAGCTCGTCATGGTGGGATTGGATAATGCCGGCAAAACTACCATTCTGTACCAGTTCCTCATGAACGAAGTTGTTCACACCAGCCCAACGATCGGCTCGAACGTAGAGGAG ATTGTATGGAAAAATATTCACTTTCTCGTTTGGGATCTTGGCGGACAGCAGAGTTTACGGGCCGCCTGGAGCACGTACTACACGAACACAGAG TTCATCATCATGGTCATAGACTCGACCGATCGCGAACGGTTAGCGGTGACACGGGAAGAATTGTACAAAATGTTGCAGCATGAAGACTTAACGAAAGCTAGTTTATTAGTGTACGCAAATAAGCAG GATCTAAAAGACTCGATGAGTGCAGCGGAAATTTCCAAACAGTTGGACCTAACCTCAATCAAAAACCACCAGTGGCACATACAGTCCTGTTGCGCGCTAACCGGTGAAGG CTTGTACCAGGGATTAGAATGGATAGCTCAAAGGATTAAGAAGAAATGA
- the LOC126568200 gene encoding Golgi pH regulator, producing the protein MMELPLLGDTLIVLVSQLIFFIGGWVFFVKQLFRNYEIRHVFVQLIFSSTLALSLTMFELIIFEIIGFLDSTSRYFHWRLGLTLLLIMVIAVIPYLIAYSCISNVRIVPARWVQPLTTLIWLCYLYGFWRIGDPFPLLSVSRGIFTIEQAVSRIGVVGVTVMAVLSGFGAVNYPYTSMSYFIRPVSQSDVANIERRLLQTMDMILVKKKRIALDRRRNKPNQKQSIWGMISSVTQRPAGAENIGQLRLEISALEELSRQLFLEVHSMKNMQERQRWAATLQGKYFNVLGHFFSLYCLWKIFICTINIIFDRVGKKDPVTRGIEIAVHWCGFEMDIAFWSQHVSFLLVGCIVVTSIRGLLLTLTKFFYKISSSKSSNIIVLVLAQIMGMYFCSSVLLMRMNMPAEYRVIITEVLGGLHFNFYHRWFDVIFLVSALATIVVLYLLHKPPNVDSSM; encoded by the exons ATGATGGAGCTGCCTTTACTCGGTGATACGTTAATCGTTCTTGTGTCTCAG CTAATCTTCTTCATCGGAGGATGGGTATTTTTCGTGAAACAGCTGTTCCGTAACTACGAAATACGGCATGTGTTCGTACAGCTGATCTTCTCATCCACCCTGGCTCTGTCGCTGACGATGTTCGAGTTGATTATTTTCGAAATCATTGGCTTTCTAGATTCGACCTCACGGTATTTTCACTGGCGGCTAGGGCTAACACTACTGCTCATCATGGTGATTGCTGTGATACCGTACTTGATCGCCTACTCCTGCATTAGTAATGTGCGGATAG TGCCCGCCAGATGGGTTCAGCCGCTTACAACACTCATCTGGCTGTGCTATCTGTATGGGTTCTGGCGCATCGGAGACCCTTTTCCACTGCTAAGCGTAAGCCGAGGAATCTTCACAATCGAACAAGCCGTATCACGTATCGGTGTGGTCGGTGTGACCGTGATGGCTGTACTGTCCGGGTTCGGTGCCGTTAACTATCCGTACACCAGCATGTCTTACTTCATACGGCCCGTGTCACAGAGTGATGTGGCGAATATTGAGCGAAGGTTGCTCCAGACTATGGACATGATTCTGGTGAAGAAGAAGCGCATTGCGCTTGATCGTAGGAGGAACAAACCGAACCAGAAGCAAAGCATTTGGGGCATGATAAGCAGTGTCACGCAGAGGCCTGCCGGTGCAGAAA ACATTGGACAGCTGCGGTTAGAAATTTCCGCCCTTGAAGAACTCTCCCGACAACTCTTCCTTGAAGTGCATTCGATGAAAAATATGCAGGAACGTCAACGGTGGGCTGCCACTCtgcaaggaaaatattttaacgtGCTGGGTCATTTTTTCAGCCTCTACTGTTTGTGGAAAATATTCATC TGCACAATTAATATCATCTTCGATCGTGTTGGTAAAAAGGATCCGGTAACACGCGGTATCGAAATTGCCGTTCACTGGTGCGGTTTCGAGATGGACATTGCGTTCTGGAGCCAGCACGTGTCTTTCCTTCTAGTCGGCTGCATCGTGGTTACCTCCATTCGCGGCCTGCTACTCACGCTGACGAAATTTTTCTACAAAATCTCGTCCAGCAAATCCTCCAACATTATCGTGCTGGTACTGGCCCAAATAATGGGCATGTACTTCTGCTCGTCCGTACTGCTAATGCGCATGAATATGCCGGCCGAGTATCGGGTAATTATAACGGAGGTGTTGGGTGGGTTACACTTTAACTTTTACCACCGTTGGTTCGATGTGATCTTTCTGGTAAGTGCGCTGGCGACGATTGTCGTGCTATATCTGTTGCACAAACCACCGAACGTTGATTCTAGTATGTAA
- the LOC126568155 gene encoding homeobox protein vnd-like, with amino-acid sequence MSQGTNGLPTGQPPTTAFYPYASLHGPDEAYDANFHIFPPDYYAPECDYRTDILDSMRMAPSQRSQRFHISNILELNSQQHQQQEPASKEQPNVTSLSTSTVLQPHVPHATTYPFTISELESQQNAASQQTLDVTAPGSFAGPTVDDQPSLPYGAISTQSASCLPLQPVLNASTLGSGIPYDPPPYYPYSHHAHHLFGGSSTALGSSGVASEPTRSSYSYGAVNLDYVPSVIQHSATNEVSNASNSQQLSPDSTSPGPELYSLASYNNIPRVVNEASDRLVGLESDGPSLDPECSVDTNNNQHSPQDTPDDLDSPDPRTNRSGGHRGDSGTGGNGHKKRKRRILFSKSQTFELERRFKQARYLSAPEREHLASMINLTPTQVKIWFQNHRYKTKRAQTEKSTCYGTPNVLGASPPKKINPPVLVRDGKPCPDVLQHQHHHQQQAQQQQQQQQQQQQQAHAHHHATPAHFHHTSFGAVHGAGLQPPGNGMLPGSSPRMW; translated from the exons ATGAGTCAAGGAACAAACGGATTACCCACCGGTCAGCCACCGACAACAGCATTTTATCCCTACGCAAGTCTTCATGGGCCGGACGAAGCATATGATGCGAACTTTCATATCTTCCCGCCGGACTATTATGCGCCGGAGTGTGATTATCGAACCGA CATCCTTGACAGCATGCGAATGGCTCCATCGCAACGCTCGCAACGATTTCACATTAGCAACATTTTGGAGCTAAACAgtcagcaacatcagcagcaagaaCCCGCCAGCAAGGAACAACCGAACGTTACCAGTCTCTCAACATCGACCGTACTACAGCCTCATGTGCCTCACGCTACCACGTACccattcacaatttctgagttGGAATCGCAACAAAATGCTGCCAGTCAGCAGACACTTGACGTTACCGCTCCTGGGAGCTTTGCTGGACCGACTGTGGACGACCAGCCATCACTTCCGTACGGTGCAATATCCACACAGAGCGCTTCCTGTTTACCGCTGCAACCCGTACTTAATGCTTCCACTCTTGGTTCCGGTATACCGTACGATCCACCACCGTACTATCCGTATTCGCATCACGCGCATCACCTGTTCGGAGGATCCAGTACCGCTTTGGGTTCGTCCGGTGTGGCGTCAGAGCCAACACGATCCTCTTATTCTTATGGTGCTGTTAATTTAGATTATG TTCCTTCAGTTATCCAACACAGTGCTACAAACGAGGTGTCCAATGCGTCCAACAGCCAGCAGCTCAGCCCAGACAGTACCTCACCCGGTCCCGAACTCTACTCATTGGCCAGCTACAACAACATTCCCCGCGTGGTTAACGAAGCATCGGACCGACTGGTGGGCCTCGAGTCCGATGGTCCTTCACTCGATCCGGAATGTTCCGTTGACACGAACAACAACCAACACAGTCCTCAAGACACGCCGGATGATCTTGACTCACCCGATCCACGTACGAATCGCTCCGGTGGACATCGTGGTGATTCCGGGACCGGTGGCAATGGTCACAAGAAACGAAAGCGACGCATACTCTTCTCCAAGTCACAAACATTCGAACTGGAGCGTCGCTTTAAGCAGGCTCGCTACTTATCCGCACCCGAGCGGGAACATTTGGCAAGCATGATTAACCTCACACCAACGCAGGTCAAGATTTGGTTCCAAAACCATCGGTACAAAACAAAGCGAGCTCAGACGGAGAAAAGCACTTGCTATGGAACGCCAAACGTGCTTGgtgcgagtccaccgaagaaGATTAATCCTCCGGTGTTGGTGCGCGATGGGAAACCGTGCCCGGATGTGctgcagcatcagcatcatcatcagcagcaagcacagcagcagcagcagcagcagcagcagcaacaacagcaagcacaTGCTCATCATCATGCAACACCGGCACACTTTCATCATACGTCGTTTGGTGCGGTACATGGGGCCGGTTTGCAGCCGCCCGGCAATGGAATGCTTCCCGGTTCTTCTCCACGCATGTGGTAA